The genome window AGGTTGAAGCCGGTGTAAGAGCCGGTGGAGGACCCAACCCGCTGGCGTTGAAAAGCCATGGGATGACTTGTGGATAGGGGTGAAAGGTCAATCAAACATCGTGATAGCTGGTTCTCTCCGAAATATATTTAGGTATAGCGTCATGTAGTAACACTGGGGGGTAGAGCACTGAATGGGCTAGGGCATACACCAATGTACCAAACCCTATCAAACTCCGAATACCTAGTGTGTAATCATGGCAGTCAGGCGGCGAGTGATAAAATCCGTCGTCGAGAGGGGAACAACCCAGACTAACAGCTAAGGTCCCTAAATCTCATTTAAGTGGAAAACGATGTGGAGTTACTTAAACAACCAGGAGGTTGGCTTAGAAGCAGCCATCCTTTAAAGAAAGCGTAATAGCTCACTGGTCTAGTGATTCTGCGCGGAAAATATAACGGGGCTAAAATGAGTACCGAAGCTTTAGACTTAGTTTTACTAAGTGGTAGGAGAGCGTTGCATTCAGCGTCGAAGGTGTACCGGTAAGGAGCGCTGGAGCGAATGCAAGTGAGCATGCAGGCATGAGTAGCGATAATTGGGGTGAGAATCCCCAACGCCGTAAACCCAAGGTTTCCTACGCGATGCTCGTCATCGTAGGGTTAGCCGGGTCCTAAGCAAAGTCCGAAAGGGGTATGCGATGGAAAATTGGTTAATATTCCAATGCCAACTATAATGTGCGATGGAAGGACGCTTAGAGTTAAGCAAGCTAGCGGATGGTAGTGCTAGTCGAAAGGTGTAGGTTAAGATCCAGGCAAATCCGGATCTTTTTAAGCCGAGACCCCACAGGCGTTTGAAGTTCTTCGGAATGGATAGCGAATTGCTGATACTGTCGAGCCAAGAAAAGTTTCTAAGTTTAGTTATAGTTGCCCGTACCGTAAACCGACACAGGTGGGTGGGATGAGTATTCTAAGGCGCGTGGAAGAACTCTCTTCAAGGAACTCTGCAAAATAGCACCGTATCTTCGGTATAAGGTGTGCCTAACTTTGTGAAGGATTTACTCCGTAAGCATTGAAGGTTACAACAAAGAGTCCCTCCCGACTGTTTACCAAAAACACAGCACTCTGCTAACTCGTAAGAGGATGTATAGGGTGTGACGCCTGCCCGGTGCTCGAAGGTTAATTGATGACGTTAGCTCTGCGAAGCGTTTGATCGAAGCCCGAGTAAACGGCGGCCGTAACTATAACGGTCCTAAGGTAGCGAAATTCCTTGTCGATTAAATATCGACCTGCATGAATGGCGTAACGAGATGGGAGCTGTCTCGAAGAGGGATCCAGTGAAATTGTAGTGGAGGTGAAAATTCCTCCTACCCGCGGCAAGACGGAAAGACCCCGTGGACCTTTACTACAGCTTGACACTGCTATTGGGATAAAAATGTGCAGGATAGGTGGGAGGCTTTGATCCATAGACGCCAGTTTATGGTGAGCCGTTGTTGAGATACCACTCTTTTTTATTCTGATAGCTAACTAGCTTGAGTTATCCTCAAGTAGGACAATGTCTGGTGGGTAGTTTGACTGGGGCGGTCGCCTCCCAAAATGTAACGGAGGCTTACAAAGGTTGGCTCAGAACGGTTGGAAATCGTTCGCAGAGTATAAAGGCAAAAGCCAGCTTAACTGCGAGACATACACGTCAAGCAGGGACGAAAGTCGGTCTTAGTGATCCGGTGGTTCTGTGTGGAAGGGCCATCGCTCAAAGGATAAAAGGTACCCCGGGGATAACAGGCTGATCTCCCCCAAGAGCTCACATCGACGGGGAGGTTTGGCACCTCGATGTCGGCTCATCGCATCCTGGGGCTGGAGCAGGTCCCAAGGGTATGGCTGTTCGCCATTTAAAGCGGTACGCGAGCTGGGTTCAGAACGTCGTGAGACAGTTCGGTCCCTATCTGCCGTGGGCGCAAGAAGATTGAGGAGAGTTGACCCTAGTACGAGAGGACCGGGTTGAACCGACCACTGGTGTACCAGTTATCCTGCCAAGGGTAGCGCTGGGTAGCTATGTCGGGATGTGATAACCGCTGAAAGCATCTAAGCAGGAAGCCAACTCCAAGATGAATCTTCTTTTAAGAGCTCTTATAGACTATAAGTTTGATAGGCTGGGTGTGTAATGGATGAAAGTCCTTTAGCTGACCAGTACTAATAGCTCGTCTGCTTATCTTTTAATAAGCATCACTTCCTTGTTAAGGGTAATTTTATTTCGGAAATCCGAAATAAAATATCTAAGTTATACCTTATCAAGATCTTGTTTTAGTTAAAATAAGATTTGGCTTTTAACAATTAAATAGCAGTGTTAAAGAAGTAAATTAGCATAGTTTATTTCTTTAACACTGCCCGTGACTATACAGACGAGGAAACGCCTTGCTCCATCTCGAACCAAGAAGCTAAGCTCGTCCTGGCTGATGATACTCTCCCTTACTGGGATGTCGGGAAAGTAGGTCGTTGCGGGCTTTGTTTTTATACTTTTATACTATTTACTCCCTTGTTTTGCATTCTGTATTCTTTAGTTTGTTTGTCTTGTAATATGTTGTCTGTTCTTGGATTGATGAAGTTGTTGGTGCGCTCCTTTATTAAACTTTATTCAAGTATTTTTAGGAGAAAATGCTAAATTAAAATTATTTGGAGTATCATGAGTATTTACGAGCTAAAACCCAAATTTCAAAACCTGCTTCGTCCGTTAGTAAAGCATCTTTATAATGCCGGTATTACGGCAAATCAAGTTACGCTTATAGCCTGCATTATCTCCATTTTATTAGGTGCGCTACTTGCTAAATTTTCCGATATTTCAGCGTTATTTTTTCTGCTACCTATTTGGATGTTTTTACGCATGGCGTTAAATGCTATTGATGGTATGCTGGCCCGTGAGTTTAATCAAAAAACCCCGCTTGGAGGCTATCTGAATGAAGCTACTGACGTTATTTCTGACGCCGCGCTTTATTTGCCGTTTGCTTTCGTGGCACCATTTGGATGGGGCATTATCGCGTTCGTTATCTTTTTAGCCTTTATGAGCGAGTTCTTAGGCGTTCTAGGGCAGGTGCAGGGTAGCGGTAGGCGTTATGACGGCCCTATGGGCAAGAGCGACCGCGCATTTGTGTTCGGGCTTATAGGCACTATATATGCAGTATTTGGTCAGCTACCCTCATGGTTTAGTTGGGCGCTTTATGCGGTGGCGCTTTTGCTTGCGCTTACCTGCATAAATCGCATCAGAATGGGTTTAAAAAGCTAGTCTAATAAAATACGCGGCATAAATTTGAGAAATGAACTAAAAATAGGATGACATTTTTTTGCAAATTTATGCCTAGACTCCCATAAATCAAACGATATAAATCCCAAAACAATATTCCACTGCAATGCTATAACACTTGGCGTAGTTTACGGTTGCGGGTAAATTTGTTTAAAAGTTTTATAAAGCGCTAGCATGGGTTTAGTAGGCAAGCAATAAATCGCAATCCGCACTCAGATAAATTATTTAAAAATAGCCAAAAAATGTAGCATAGTCATGGAAAAACTTTATCAAAAAGATAGCCAAATTTACGGACGACGCAAGCTAGTCAAATTTAAAATAAGAGCTTGCGATAGCCGTACAAAAAACTAAATTTGGCGAGCATGTCAAATTTATAAACTCGGTTTTTGCTAAAGTTATCTTATTGCTAAGGCAAACGCGTTTATGGAATTTAAAGCAGAGGAGCGAGCGGGTATTTTTGTTTGGGTGTAGGTCTGGTTAAGATGCTTTTTAATAAGCAAAGACCACGTAGCACTCGTGTTGTAAAACGAAATTTGCCGCCGGCCGAAATTTTAAATTTTAGCGAGCGCAAGCGGATTTACAAGCGCGAACGGCGGCGAAACGGGCGCGCAGAATTTCTCACGCGCCCGAAAAGATTGCCCGAGCGATAGTTATTCGCCCAGGAAGTATTTCAAATCCGCCTGTGCGTCGCTGCTGATTAGGCGAAGGCCGAAATTTTGCACCAAAAAGCCCAAAATTTCATCGTTGAAAAACTCAGGCACCGTAGGGCCCACGTTGATATTCTTAACGCCCAGGCTAAGCAGCGCAAGCAGGATGATAACCGCCTTTTGCTCCATCCACATCAGCACGATCGAGACCGGCAGATCGTTTACCGCGATACCCGTAGCCTCGCTGAGCGCCAGAGCGATCTTGACCGCGCCGTTGCTGTCGTTGCACTGACCAAGGTCGATATAGCGCGGAAGCTCGGTGTCTGGCACGTTTCCGAAATCCACGTCGTTGAAGCGGAATTTGCCGCAGCTGGAGGTCAAAATCACGCAGTCCTTCGGCAAGCTAAGCGCTAGCTCGCGGTAATACTCGCGTCCTTTGCCCGGCGCGTCGCAGCCCGCGATGACGAAAAAGCGGCGGATTTTGCCAGATTTGATCGCGTCTAAAATTTGCGGCGCAAGGCTTAAAATCGTCTTATAGTGTCCGCCCGTCACCAAGCTCTCGTCGCTGTCCATGCTCACGTCGCCGCATGCAAGCGCGCACTCGATGAGCGGCGTAAAATCGTCGTTTTGGATATGCTTGATGCCGTCGGTGCCCGCGATAGAGTAGCCAAACAGCCTGTCTGCGTAGCTACAGGACGAGCGAAGCGGTACGATGCAGTTCGTGGTCATCAAAATCGCGCCTTTAAATTCGTTGAAAAGCTTAGTTTGATCGAACCACGCCTTGCCGACGTTGCCCTTTAGGTGCGGATACTTGCGAAGCTGCGGATAGCCGTGCGCAGGAAGCATCTCGGAGTGGGTGTAGATATTGATGCCCTTGCCCTCGGTCGCTTTTAGTAGCGCCTCAAGAGCATGCAGGTTGTGTCCGCTGACCAAAATCGCTTTGCCCTCGACTTTGTTTTGGCTAACTTTAACCGGGGTCGGCACGCCGAATTTTGCGGTATGCGCCTCGCTTAAGATATCCATCATCTGCACGCCCGCGCTTCCGACGGCCATTAGCTGCGCGATATGCTCGTCAAAGTTAAAATTTGAGTTTGTCAGCGTGAAATACAGCGTATCCGCCATAACGGTATCGACCGCGCTAGTATCGGCGCCGAGTTCGTGCGCGTGGTGGCGGTAGGCGCTAAGGCCTTTAAGTCCGAAAACCATAGTGTCTTGAAGTAACGCCAGCGTGGAGGTTTTACCACAGGTGCCGCGATCTTGGCCTTTGGCACCGCAGCCCTCGGGCGCGCTCATTTGGCACTGATGACAGAACATCTCTTGATTGTAACTCATAGAAAATCCTTTATAAAAAATTAGTTATAGATTTTAAGATTTTATTTATAATAACGACTTGATCATCGTCAAGAAACGGCGAAAATTTATCAAAATTATTTACAAAATGAGAATTTAAATTTTACGAGCCAAATTTGAGTTCTTGCCGCAGCCGGGGCGTTATGCAAATTTGATCAAATTTTAGAATTCTAGCGACAAAATCGCGAGCGGCACGGCCTATGCTTGGGTAATAAAATCGCTCAGTAAACGAGCCGATACTATGGAGCAACGACAATCTTGACGGCTCTACTAAATCAGGGGCTATGGCAGATCGGCGGGCTATGGGGCTAAACTCGCTAGCGCGCAAAACGATCAAGAAACATAAGCCGGCAAATTTAAAGGCATTCCCCAAGCGTAGCAAAACCGCAAGGGCAATGAGGAATTGCTTGCTTCGCTTAAAGAATGCGAATTTTAGGTATAATACTACAAAAATACAAAACAATCGAAGTGATATTTCTATAAAAGAAATTTATCATATTTTTTAAAATCGATAAGTGGTTTTGTGGGCGGCAAGCTAGAGTCGCAGCTAAATCTGCCTAAGTTTCGTTAAGCTTATATTTGGAGTATCATGAGCGTCTACGAGTTAAAATCCCGAGCTTCAAAACCCGCTTCGTTCACAGGCAGGCGTCGCCGCAAATCCGCGCTACTCGTCAAATTTGACGCGCAAATAAGGCAAATTTAACACAAAGGACAAAAGATGAAAGAGTTTTTAGCAGCCGCGCTAGATTTTATCCTTTGCCGTATTACAATATTTATCACGGGCGTGCGGCCGCCGCAGGAGCTTTTAAACATCGGCGAAGGCACTAAAATTTACTACGCAAACCACGCTAGCCACGGCGATTTTTTGCTGATTTTCGTCTCGCTGCCATATCGCGTGAGAAAGCGCGTGCGTCCCGTCGCGGCGGCGGAGTATTGGCGGGGCGGGCCCGTGCGCAGGTTTCTTGCTAAAAACGTGTTTAACATGGTGCTAATCAGCCGCCGTAAAGACCCGCTGGAGGCACTGACGCAAATGAGCGAGGCGCTACGGACGCACTCTCTCATTATCTTCCCCGAAGGCACGCGCAAGATGAACGACGACCTAGCGCTGCAGCCATTTAA of Campylobacter showae contains these proteins:
- a CDS encoding lysophospholipid acyltransferase family protein gives rise to the protein MKEFLAAALDFILCRITIFITGVRPPQELLNIGEGTKIYYANHASHGDFLLIFVSLPYRVRKRVRPVAAAEYWRGGPVRRFLAKNVFNMVLISRRKDPLEALTQMSEALRTHSLIIFPEGTRKMNDDLALQPFKSGIFRLAQQCPAVPLVPVWIKNARNVLPKGFMIPIPLLCELIVGEEIIYGGEGKGEFLQKAQDALLAISDTQNDRTKA
- the hcp gene encoding hydroxylamine reductase, producing MSYNQEMFCHQCQMSAPEGCGAKGQDRGTCGKTSTLALLQDTMVFGLKGLSAYRHHAHELGADTSAVDTVMADTLYFTLTNSNFNFDEHIAQLMAVGSAGVQMMDILSEAHTAKFGVPTPVKVSQNKVEGKAILVSGHNLHALEALLKATEGKGINIYTHSEMLPAHGYPQLRKYPHLKGNVGKAWFDQTKLFNEFKGAILMTTNCIVPLRSSCSYADRLFGYSIAGTDGIKHIQNDDFTPLIECALACGDVSMDSDESLVTGGHYKTILSLAPQILDAIKSGKIRRFFVIAGCDAPGKGREYYRELALSLPKDCVILTSSCGKFRFNDVDFGNVPDTELPRYIDLGQCNDSNGAVKIALALSEATGIAVNDLPVSIVLMWMEQKAVIILLALLSLGVKNINVGPTVPEFFNDEILGFLVQNFGLRLISSDAQADLKYFLGE
- a CDS encoding CDP-alcohol phosphatidyltransferase family protein is translated as MSIYELKPKFQNLLRPLVKHLYNAGITANQVTLIACIISILLGALLAKFSDISALFFLLPIWMFLRMALNAIDGMLAREFNQKTPLGGYLNEATDVISDAALYLPFAFVAPFGWGIIAFVIFLAFMSEFLGVLGQVQGSGRRYDGPMGKSDRAFVFGLIGTIYAVFGQLPSWFSWALYAVALLLALTCINRIRMGLKS